Proteins encoded by one window of Arachis ipaensis cultivar K30076 chromosome B04, Araip1.1, whole genome shotgun sequence:
- the LOC107636892 gene encoding uncharacterized protein LOC107636892 — MSENVGSGTGSSLPSIPRPTPAVSRRKNATGNRSDIGWKHGIDVQGNGKKVKCNYCSKTISREIYRFKHNLAGTKDIGYKPPSYHELRETQLKKTVNNVDEMLTEFKVEWKRTGCSIMSDGWTDKKRRSIFVKMLEDAVEFVGEENVVQIVTDNAANYKAAGERMMETRKSLYWTPCAAHCIDLILEDFEKKLKGKDLVRPGATRFATAYLTLTCLHDNKGPLMTMFTSADWKTTKVASTPEGIRVQNMALDSRLWKNIVICLKTAAPLIIVLRLVDSNEKPAMGFIFEGMRNAKETIRTNFGCVKKSYEPIWEIIDGRWESQLHRPLHAAAYYLNPHYHYEPNFMVDDADIKIDLYSCLKKLVPNQEERKKVGLQLPDFHYARGLFGNETAKSSRKTMLPAEWWDFYGDSCPELKKFTIRVLSLTCSSSGCEHNWSAFKMVHTKRRNRLHQKKMNDLVYVMYNLKLKGKQIRKTQELEFDAVHSDDEWITEDVNENIAESVEHSHLPTNDNTNDDPNSNEFAIPSMNSNEFNMGEGEEEDEHVNDDEDFVGRVEPEAERNDVSDEDGEDDDVDAMEDEDIGGFEF; from the exons atgtcTGAGAATGTTGGTTCAGGGACAGGGTCTTCACTTCCTAGTATTCCTAGACCTACACCTGCTGTTTCTAGGAGAAAAAATGCAACTGGAAATAGAAGTGATATAGGATGGAAACATGGGATTGATGTTCAAGGCAATGGTAAAAAAGTGAAGTGTAATTATTGCTCAAAGACTATAAGCAGAGAAATTTATAGGTTCAAGCATAACCTTGCCGGTACTAAAGATATTGGCTACAAACCCCCTTCTTACCATGAGTTAAGAGAAACCCAATTAAAGAAAACAGTGAACAATGTTGATGAAATGCTTACTGAATTTAAAGTAGAGTGGAAGAGAACTGGTTGTTCAATCATGTCGGATGGATGGACTGATAAAAAAAGGCGTAGTATTT TTGTCAAAATGCTAGAAGATGCCGTAGAATTTGTTGGTGAAGAGAATGTAGTCCAAATTGTTACAGATAATGCTGCTAATTATAAGGCTGCTGGAGAAAGAATGATGGAGACTAGAAAAAGTTTGTATTGGACACCATGTGCTGCACACTGCATAGATTTGATATTAGAGGATTTTGAAAAGAAGCTAAAG GGAAAGGACTTGGTTCGGCCAGGTGCCACAAGATTCGCCACTGCCTATTTGACTCTCACTTGTCTTCATGATAATAAAGGACCATTGATGACTATGTTTACTTCTGCTGATTGGAAGACAACTAAGGTTGCATCAACGCCTGAAGGAATAAGAGTCCAAAACATGGCCTTGGATAGTAGGCTATGGAAGAATATTGTCATATGCCTCAAGACTGCTGCTCCTCTCATTATAGTCCTTCGCTTGGTTGATTCGAATGAAAAACCAGCCATGGGTTTCATCTTTGAAGGCATGAGAAACGCCAAAGAAACAATCAGGACTAACTTCGGTTGTGTTAAAAAGAG TTACGAACCTATATGGGAAATTATTGATGGAAGGTGGGAAAGTCAATTGCATAGACCATTGCATGCAGCTGCGTATTATCTTAATCCTCATTATCACTATGAACCAAATTTCATGGTTGATGATGCTGACATTAAGATTGACCTATATAGTTGTTTGAAAAAACTGGTTCCTAACCAGGAAGAAAGGAAAAAGGTTGGTCTACAGCTTCCTGACTTTCATTATGCTAGAGGCCTCTTTGGTAATGAAACTGCAAAGAGTAGTAGGAAGACCATGCTACCTGCTGAGTGGTGGGACTTCTATGGAGATAGTTGTCCAGAACTAAAGAAGTTTACTATCCGAGTTCTAAGCTTAACTTGTAGTTCATCTGGTTGTGAGCATAATTGGAGTGCATTTAAAATG GTTCATACAAAGAGAAGAAATCGGTtgcatcaaaagaaaatgaatgatTTAGTGTATGTGATGTATAATTTGAAGTTAAAGGGCAAGCAAATTAGAAAAACTCAAGAACTTGAATTTGATGCAGTGCATTCTGATGATGAGTGGATAACTGAGGATGTTAATGAAAATATTGCTGAAAGTGTTGAGCATTCTCACTTGCCAACGAATGACAATACTAATGATGATCCAAATAGTAATGAATTTGCTAttccaagtatgaatagtaaTGAATTTAACATGGGTGAGGGAG aggaagaagatgaacatgtgaatgatgatgaagattttgTTGGCCGTGTTGAACCTGAGGCTGAAAGAAATGATGTTTCTGATGAAGATGgtgaagatgatgatgttgatgccatggaagatgaagatattggagGATTTGAGTTTTAG